A stretch of DNA from Bacillus sp. NP157:
GATCTCCGACGAGCTGCTGCACCGCGCCGTCAACGAAGGCTTCTCCGGCGGCGAAAAGAAGCGCAATGAGATCTTCCAGATGGCCGTGCTCGAGCCGAAGCTGGCGATCCTGGACGAAACCGATTCGGGTCTCGACATCGATGCCCTGAAGCAGGTCGCCGAGGGCGTCAACGCCCTGCGTTCGCCGGAGCGTTCGTTCATCGTCGTCACCCATTACCAGCGCCTGCTCGACTACATCGAGCCGGACTTCGTGCACGTGCTGGCCGGTGGCCGCATCGTGGAGAGCGGTGACAAGTCGCTCGCCCTGAAGCTCGAAGCCGAAGGCTATGCCTGGCTCGCCGATAAGCATCCGCACCTGCGCAAGGCCGACCTGGCCGGAGCGCCGGCATGACCAGCGCGCCGTCCCCGTTCGTGCGGGCGGCACTGGATGCCGCCTCGGGCGTGGCCGCGTCGGGCATCGCCTGGCTGGATGCCGCGCGCCAGGAAAACCTGCAGGCCTTCGCCAAGTCGGGCCTTCCCGAAGGCCGCAACGAAGCGTGGAAATACACCCCGTTGCGTGCGCTCGCCCAGCGTGCGTTCGCGCTGGCCGATGCCGGCGTCGCTGCTGCCGCGTCGGTCGACGCCGCGCTGTTCGCCCTGCCGGGCGTCGACGGCGCCCGCGTGGTGTTCGTCGACGGCGTGTTCCGCGCCGACCTCTCCTCGCTCGATGCCGGTGATGGCGTCGAACTCGCGCCGCTGCAGGTGGCCCTCGCGGCGCAGCCGGAGCCGCTGCGCTTCGCGCTGGCCAACCGCTATCGCCGCGGTGCCGCCGACGCGTTCGCCCACCTGAATGCCGCGCTCGCCACCGACGGTGTCGTGCTGCGCGTGGCCGACGGCACCCAGGTCGCCCGGCCGGTCCACATCGTGCACGCATCAAGCGGTGCACAGGCCGACACGGCGTGGCACGCCCGCGTCCTCGTCGAGGCGGGGAAGGGCGCGCGCGTCGACGTCGTCGAGCACTTCGTGTCCGCGGGCGATGCCGCCCAGCTGGGCACCGTGGTCGCCGACTACGTGGCGCGCGAAGGCGCGACGCTGGGCCTGGCGATCGTCCAGGACACCTCGGCCACGACGACGCTGGTCCGCCGCGGCCATATCCGCCTGGATGCCGATGCCGC
This window harbors:
- the sufD gene encoding Fe-S cluster assembly protein SufD, translating into MTSAPSPFVRAALDAASGVAASGIAWLDAARQENLQAFAKSGLPEGRNEAWKYTPLRALAQRAFALADAGVAAAASVDAALFALPGVDGARVVFVDGVFRADLSSLDAGDGVELAPLQVALAAQPEPLRFALANRYRRGAADAFAHLNAALATDGVVLRVADGTQVARPVHIVHASSGAQADTAWHARVLVEAGKGARVDVVEHFVSAGDAAQLGTVVADYVAREGATLGLAIVQDTSATTTLVRRGHIRLDADAAVTVHALELGGGLVRHELTADIVGDRARFDTRGVFALAGRQHVDTQLEVHHKARDSVSEALWRGIADGRSRGVFRGAIVVAEGADGTDASLSNKNLLLSASAEIDTKPELEIYADEVKAAHGATIGQLDDRSLFYLRSRGIPLVQARSLLTLAFCRAALESLGNEALRDHLGDLLVAHLPTSVAHD